AGCTATCGGTGATACTCTCTCTTTCACAATAACCTCCTTGTTTAAAGAACTGAAATCTCAACCCACTCTCCATAAAAAAGTTCAATACAACAATCAAGATCCTCAACCAAATCTGGCTCTCTATAATTACGATGCATTTCTAGGGCCTTGCTGGGTGACATCCATCTAGCCCCTTGGTGTTCGCTGGGGCTGGTCTTAACGCACTGTCTGGTCTCCGTGGGGATGTGAAATATGTAGTAAATGAAATCATATCGGCCTTCATATCTCACATAAATCTTCTGAAAAAGGTGACACGCGAGAGGACACACATCATACCCGGTTTCTTCTTGCAGCTCCCTGGCCATTGCTTGGGGGGGCGTCTCACCGGCCTCAATCTTGCCTGTGGGAATACCCCATGTGTTGCCTTGAGATTTATCAGCGCGCCTTAAGAGTAGAAGAATTTCACCTTCATTCTCTAGAAAACCGCCTACTGCTTCAAAACTCGGTTCAAAATCCTCGGGCAAGTCGGAAAATTCTAGATAAATCACTGGCAGACCTCCCATCGGTTTTTTATCGTGCTCCTGCTATGACTCACCAAACCATCTACAACCCAGCCTCCGGGCAATATCATCTAGGAGCCCCACTGCTCGCTTTAATTTTCGATCCTCTTCGACTGACTCTAAAAACCAAATCCTGTCCCAATAATATTGCAGGGTGACAATTCTAACAATCCTACCATACCTTACCAACCTGCGCCCCGTCACTAACAAGGTGGTAAGTACTCCTGTTCCAAACGCAATCGCTAAAAAGTACCACGGGCATCCCATAAGAGCCTCCTTGTTTAAAGAACCGCGGTTTTTATTGTTTCCCTACACCCACACTCAATATAATCTATTTTAGAAATAACTTCAACTAACAATTTTTTCATATTTTGGGCATTTTCTTTCATTGTTTCTAAAATCATCTCAATAGTCACAGCTTCACTTGCCTCCCGCCAACAGTCATAATCAGTAGCCATCGCAATGGCCGCATAGCAAATCCCGGCTTCCCGAGCCAACACCACCTCGGGCACAGTAGTCATATTGACAACATCAGCGCCCCACTGGCGAAATATATAACTTTCTGCTTTAGTAGAAAATCGCGGTCCCTCTATAGTAATTATTGTTCCCCATTTATGCGAACGAATGCCTAATTGTTGTGCGGTTTTATAAATCAGCTCTCGAAGTTTTGGGCAAAACGGCTCGGCCATTGGGATATGGCAAACCCGGCCTTCGTAAAAGGTCTGCTCCCGCTTAGTCGTCCTATCTATAAATTGATCTAAAATTACAAAATCTCCCGGCTTAATTTCTTCCTTCAAACTCCCGCAAGCAGTCGGCGCTAAAATATGGGTCACGCCCAGCTCTTTCATCGCCCAAATATTCGCCCGATAATTGACATCAGTTGGCTTGATTGTGTGCTCTCGCCCATGGCGTGGAATGATTACAACATCCACGAAGTGCCCTGAGCTTGCCGAAGGGTCACCAATCCTGCCAGTCACCACCACATCGCTTGTCCGCCCGTACGGCGTATTCACCTTCTCTTCTTTTTTATCCTGCAAAATATCTAAGTTTTCCAAACCTGAACCGCCGATGATGCCAATTTTTGGTTTTATCTTTGTGAACACAAAATTTTGTGTCCCCGCAACAATATCCTTATTTTTCAAATAATACTCTATCGTCTTCCGCGTGTAAGGTTCTAAATCTAATTTTAATGCCTCGGCTGGCTCAATCCAAGCATAACTTTCAGCCTCGCTATTTAAAATAATCGGCTGGGAAGAACTGGCTCGACAGTAGAAATCAAAAAAAATAAAATGTCTTTTTTTATAAAACTCTTTAGGAAAAATTGCCTCCAGATGTAATAAGAATTTAATAAAATCTAAATCCATGCCTGTCTCTTCTTTCACTTCCCTTGCAAGTGCCTGTTTCATACTCTCACCCAATTCAACATGCCCCCCTGGTATCATGTACTGATTATTCCACTTATGAGATTTCATCAAAAATAATTTTTCTCTTTCGTCAAAAATAAAGGCTCCAACGCATGGCTCTGGAAAAACCTGTTCACTTGTTTCTTTGCTTTCTTGTTTTTCCCCGCCCTGAACTTGTTGAAGGGTTGTTTTCTTGTCAATTTCCTCACTTTCATATTTTATTAAGTAGTGACATTGATAATTGACTAACTTTTCCGACCCATGTAAAAACGGCAAATCAACAAGCCAACTCACTCCCACAATCACCCCGCCCAACTGCTCCACCAACTCACATGTCGCTTTCATTGTCCCGCCGGTGGCTACCAAATCGTCAACAATAATAACTCGCTCGCCTGGTTTGATCGTGTCCTCGTGCATCTCAACAGTCCCCTCGCCATATTCCAAAGAATAATCTCTGGCTATAGTTTTATAAGGCAACTTCCCTTTCTTGCGTACAATAGAAACCCCGGCCCCGAGTTTATACGCCATGCTGGAAGCCAACAAAAATCCTCGGGCGTCAATACCCACGATTTTATCAACCCGCGTATATAAATACGGCTTGCACATCTCATCAACCACATATCTAAATGCCTCCCTATCCTCAAAAAGAGTTGTTACATCATAAAACAAAACTCCCGGTTTGGGCCAGTTCGGAATTTTGCGAATTTTTAAGTCTAGGTTCATGAATTTGATAATTAATAATTGATAATTAATAATTCAGTTTTTTATCTTAACGCTTTTGAATTTTTAAGTCAAGAAAAAAGCCCCGAGTTTATCTGCCCGAGGCTATGTTGAATTCTCCATGGAGGCGACGCCATGAGTCGAACATGGGATAGAGGAGTTGCAATCCTCCGCCTTAACCGCTTGGCCACGCCGCCAATTGATTGTAATTTCTATAAATATTTTATATCAAAAAACTAATCACGTCAAACCCAAATTATTAACCTTATTAACTTTTATTAACAATTGCATTAACCGTCAATCTGACTCTTCAAAAACGCCCCAACAAACTCCTCCAGCCCCCCGTCAAGCACAGACCCCACATCCTGCGTCTCAAACTCGGTCCGATGATCCTTCACCATTTTATACGGATGCAAAACATAAGACCGAATCTGATTGCCCCAGGCCGCTTCTTTAAACTCTCCCCGCAACTGCTGTTTTTCTTCTTCTTTTTCCGCTTGATAATATTGATAAATTTTGGATTTTAAAATTTTTAAAGCTGTCTCTTTATTTTGCGTTTGGCTCCGTTCATTTTGACAACTCACTGTAATTTTTGTCGGCAAATGCACAATCCGCACCGCCGAGTAAGTCGTGTTCACGCTCTGACCCCCATGGCCGCTGGCGCAAAAAGTGTCAATCCGCAAATCTTCATCCTTAATATCCACATCAATATCTTCCAGCTCCGGCAAAACCTCAACCATGGCAAAAGAAGTGTGCCTCATCTTCTCCGCGTCAAATGGCGAAATCCGCACTAGGCGGTGCACCCCGGCTTCACTTTTTAAAAATCCATAAGCATGTTTGCCAATTACTTCCACCACTGCGCTCTTGAGCCCGGCCTCACTGCCAGCTGACTTGTCTATAATACCTGTCTTAAATCCTTTGTTTTCACAATACCGCAAAAACATCCGCAGCAGCATCTCTGCCCAATCCTGCGCGTCATCTCCGCCAGCCCCGGCGTGAATCGCTAAAATCGCATTATTTTTATCATATTTGCCAGAAAGCAAAACATAAAATTCCAACTCGTCATACTTTTCCAAAAGCCGCTCATATTCTTTTTCCAAATCATTGAAAAAGTCGCCGTTTGTTTTTTTGTTTTCTTGTTTTTTTGTTTTCAGTGCTTCATTCACCAAACTCAACCCATCATCAACCTCCTTATGTAATTCCTCCCACTGTCCCACTTCCCCGTTCAAATCACTCAACTCCTGACTAACTTTCCGCGCTTTTTCCTGGTCTTTCCAAAAATTCGGCTGATTCACCCTTGTTTCTAGTTTCTTAATTTCTTGTTTCTTCGCCTCCAAATCCAAAAGCTTCTTGGTCGCCAAAATTTTATTTTTCAACTCCTCAAATTTTTCTATTAATTCCTGCATAATTTTAGGTTAGCATAAAAAAACACTTGATTCAAGCGAAAATAAAAAAGGCTAGGGAAAACATTCTCCCTATCTTTACCTTTCTTTCTACGCCTTACCGATAATCTCAATGAGTGCCTCTATATGGGCAGATGTTATCCCATCAGGAAAATGAGGCAAGGGTGTACCTACAATTTTTCTTGCCCTTTTAGCAAAAAACCAACTGTGACGCAAGGGCATTACTAGACCAATGAGAAAGCCCGCAGAAAGACCCTTATCGTAAGCTTCCTGGGCCTCTTCGCTCTGTTGGGCAAATCCGAACAGCTCAGCATACTTTTCAGGTATCATGTTAAACATCACCAACCTCCTTGTAGTAAGGTTTTGAGTTGATGGGATTCCTGCGAACAAAATTCTCCTTCTCGGACATTATACACTTTCCAAAATTCTTGTCAAGGACCTGCCCCTAAACGCCAATTATTAATTATCAGTTATCAATTAATCTCAAGCTAAATCAAAAATTCAAATCCCAAAATTTGACATTTGTAATTGGAATCTTAACCTCATTTTACTCTGTCTTCTGCTCGACCTGCTCTTTCGACCCTTCTCGCTTCTTACAGCAACCAAAAGTCTTCGCTACCGGCTTAATTATCAAAACCAAACAAATCACCACCAACCACCAAATACTCACTGTAAACACATCCCAGCCCCAAATAAGTTTTATTGCTTTAAAAACCACCAACCCAGCCGCAGCTGATCCCCACTTAATTAAAGCCACATCCCAAAAATTAAGTTTCTTTATTCTGTCATTAAAAAATTTTACCATCTTATTTCACCTCCTCTCTTTTTTCAATTTTTAACAGCCTGCATTCTATACTGTCTGTTCTTTCTTCTGTTCTCTTCGTACTTTTCTCAATTCCTTGAATCGCTCTAAAAGTATAACCGCTATAAAATACTTGACCAACAACTAACGCTAAAAAAACCTCTTCAACACTCGCAGAATGTATTACGCCGATAATTTTCAGAATTAAATAAATCGCAACACCAGCCATTATCAACAGCCCAACAATTCCCAAAATTTTATAAAAATCAAATTTCATAAATAAAACTATTCGTGATTCGTGCGATTAGTGTACTGATTCGTGAAAATTAGTGAATCTACTTCAACAAATTCTTAAATTCCCCGCCAGTCTTAAGCTCTTTCAGCTGATTCAAAATGCTTGAACCCTGGCCTGATTGACCTAAAAGTTCTTGGTACGGCCCAATCCAATTTTGCAGTAATGACGGTAAATAAATAATTGCTAAAATAACCGGGACCACAATCAATAAAAGCTTGACTATGCTCATAATCTGCAGAGTCAGAATAAACTTCTTAGTCTTCTTGCTCATTTTATAAATCGCCTTGTTGTACTCTAAATTTTCTTTTAATAGCTTCAAAAGTTCTTCCTGTTGATTTGGTTTTTCATCTGGCATAAGTTTTGTTTTTAGTTTATTAATTTATTGATTTATTAACTTTACCTGTGGTGAGTCGCATCGAACCATTAACTTTATTAACAATCAACTATCAACAATTAACTACGCTCTAATCTCGCATCTCCCAAAATAATGCGCAATCTCATGTCTTAGCCGCTCCAACTCCTCAATCGGATACGGTTCAACGGCCCTGTATTTATTATCTAACATTTCTTTTGTCTTGACAAGTGGCTGGAGCCTAAAATGCTTGACACCCCTAATATCACTAGCCAAGGCCTCAACATCCTCAATTGCCACCAAACCTGGCACCACAGTAGTCGCAATCGTATAATCAATGTTTGATTTTTTTAATAATGCGATGCTTTCTCTGATTTTACTTAAATCCTCATCTGTTATTTTAACACCGGTTACTGATTGATAATTATTGGTAATTTCAGCCAAAGGCTGACCAGACTCTGACTGGGATAATCGGGTTTTTACATCCATTGAAACATAATCAATTAATCTCTCATCAAATAATTTTTTCAATACCTGCGGATTAGTGCCATTTGTATAAAGCCCAACCAAAAATCCTAAATCTTTTATCTTCTTTATAAACTCCGGCAAATCCGTTTGAATCGTTGGTTCCCCGCCAGTAACCACCACCGCGTCCAGCTTTCCAACCCGAGAACGCAAAAAATCCAAAATTACTTCTTCGTTGTATCGTGTTTCGTGTTTCGTGTTTCGTGAATCAACAAGCTCCGGATTATAACAATACCTGCACCGAAAATTACAGCCCTGCGTAAAAACAATCGCTGATACTTTGCCGGGGTAATCTATTAAAGAAAATTTTTGAAAGCCGCCGAGGAGCATTTGTTGCTGTGAATTTATAAATTATGGATTACAGCTTTAATGTTGGACAGAATAAATAAAAAGTGTATAATGATGATAATCAACCAAATCGTACCTTTCACAATCAAATCTCAAAGAGAGGAGACGCAAAATGGAAAAGCCCTTTGCGGGTCTAAAGATTAAGTGGCCTGATATACCAGCTATATTGGAAGAGCTGGCAGAACGACAAAAACCAAAAATTGTCTATATCGCCCATCAGATTGCCGGGGATATTACGGGCAACCGAGATGCTATTTTAAAAATTTGTAAAGAAATCCATACCCGTGAAATTCTTCCCTGCGCTCCCTGCCTCCTGTTCTTAGAATATCTTGATGATAGCATACCAAAGGAAAGAGAGCTTGGTATGTTAGCCAATCGCAAATATTTCCAGCAAGGGATAATCAACGAGCTCTGGCTTTGCGGCCCCAGAATATCAGATGGTATGAAAGAAGAGATTGCGTTGGCCTTAAAACATCATATCCCAATCAAATGCCATAACCCGGCATTACAGCTGGATCTTGGCAGAATAATTGAAGAATGGAAAAAAACAAAATAGCGGATTACAACGTATCTCCTCTATCAACCCATTGAGCGCTCCACTCAATGGGTCTTTTTTATTCTCCAAAAACAGGAGCGCCCTCGCTTGCGAGCGGGGCTACTCCAAAAATCTATAAACTATCAACAATTATCATTTATTAACTTTATTAACACATATCCTTTATTTTCCTGGCCTGAGTTTGTCGAATGGCTTTATTTCTCAACTTCTTTATTTCTCCCCGTCGTCCGATATTCCTTGCGCTGTTCAAACTCACTCTGTTTCCCTTTATTCCACTGCTGAACCGGCCTAAGATACCCGGAAACTCGCGAATATACTTCAGCCTCCTGGCCACACTCCGGGCAATGAAAATGCTCGCCCACCAAATATCCATGTTCCGGACAAATACTAAAGGTTGGCGTGATTGTATAATAAGGCAAATGATAATTTTCTGCTATCTTTTTTGCCAAATTCTTGGTTGAATCAGCATCCGATAATTTTTCCCCAATATAACCATGAAACACTGTGCCGCCGGTATATTTCACCTGTAAATCATCCTGCAAATCCAAGGCCTCAAAAATATCATCTGTTGAATCAACCGGCAAATGCGTGGAATTGGTATAAAACGGGTCAGCATTTTTAGTACGTACCGCCTCTTCGTTAGCTACAATGATATCCGGGTATTTCTCTTTGTCTGTCTTAGCAAATCTGTATGATGTGCCTTCTGCTGGCGTTGATTCCAAATTATACAAATCATTGGTTTCGGTCTGATAATTTATTAGTTTCTCTCGCATAAAATCTAAAACTTCACTGGCAAAAGCATTGGCTTCAGAATTTGTTAAATCTTTGCCCATAAAATTAACCGTTGACTCGTTCATACCGTTCACCCCGATAGTATTAAAATGATTTTTCCAATAAGTTTCAAATCGCTTCTTGATTCCTTTTAAATAAACGCGGCAATAAGGATATAAGCCCTCATCAGTAAATTTGTCTAAAACTTTTCTTTTTACCTCCAAACTCTGCCTGGCCAGCCGCATCATCTTTTCTAATCTCTCGTAATATTCTTCTTTTGTCTTTGACAAATAACCAATGCGGGCCATATTAATCGTTACCACGCCAATGCTCCCTGTTAGGGGGTTGGCGCCGAAAAGCCCGCCGCCGCGTTTGCGCAATTCACGATTGTCAAGTCTTAGTCTGCAATTATGCGTTAAAATCCCTGTTGTTCCCACTGTAAATATCGGCTCGCCATTTTTAACTTCAAAACAATAGGCCGTGCTGTTAGTAATTGACTCAACCGCCTTAATTTTCACCCACAGCCTTTTATTCTTTTTGAACCACACTTTTCCATATTTTTTCCTGTTCAATTGGTAAATCAAAACCGCATAATTCGGTTCCTTCCCCAGCCTGCCTTTTCTCTCATCTTTATAAATACTGGTGGTGGTGCCTAGAGTCG
The Patescibacteria group bacterium genome window above contains:
- the prfB gene encoding peptide chain release factor 2, yielding MQELIEKFEELKNKILATKKLLDLEAKKQEIKKLETRVNQPNFWKDQEKARKVSQELSDLNGEVGQWEELHKEVDDGLSLVNEALKTKKQENKKTNGDFFNDLEKEYERLLEKYDELEFYVLLSGKYDKNNAILAIHAGAGGDDAQDWAEMLLRMFLRYCENKGFKTGIIDKSAGSEAGLKSAVVEVIGKHAYGFLKSEAGVHRLVRISPFDAEKMRHTSFAMVEVLPELEDIDVDIKDEDLRIDTFCASGHGGQSVNTTYSAVRIVHLPTKITVSCQNERSQTQNKETALKILKSKIYQYYQAEKEEEKQQLRGEFKEAAWGNQIRSYVLHPYKMVKDHRTEFETQDVGSVLDGGLEEFVGAFLKSQIDG
- a CDS encoding anaerobic ribonucleoside-triphosphate reductase activating protein, which translates into the protein MLLGGFQKFSLIDYPGKVSAIVFTQGCNFRCRYCYNPELVDSRNTKHETRYNEEVILDFLRSRVGKLDAVVVTGGEPTIQTDLPEFIKKIKDLGFLVGLYTNGTNPQVLKKLFDERLIDYVSMDVKTRLSQSESGQPLAEITNNYQSVTGVKITDEDLSKIRESIALLKKSNIDYTIATTVVPGLVAIEDVEALASDIRGVKHFRLQPLVKTKEMLDNKYRAVEPYPIEELERLRHEIAHYFGRCEIRA
- the mtnP gene encoding S-methyl-5'-thioadenosine phosphorylase, producing the protein MNLDLKIRKIPNWPKPGVLFYDVTTLFEDREAFRYVVDEMCKPYLYTRVDKIVGIDARGFLLASSMAYKLGAGVSIVRKKGKLPYKTIARDYSLEYGEGTVEMHEDTIKPGERVIIVDDLVATGGTMKATCELVEQLGGVIVGVSWLVDLPFLHGSEKLVNYQCHYLIKYESEEIDKKTTLQQVQGGEKQESKETSEQVFPEPCVGAFIFDEREKLFLMKSHKWNNQYMIPGGHVELGESMKQALAREVKEETGMDLDFIKFLLHLEAIFPKEFYKKRHFIFFDFYCRASSSQPIILNSEAESYAWIEPAEALKLDLEPYTRKTIEYYLKNKDIVAGTQNFVFTKIKPKIGIIGGSGLENLDILQDKKEEKVNTPYGRTSDVVVTGRIGDPSASSGHFVDVVIIPRHGREHTIKPTDVNYRANIWAMKELGVTHILAPTACGSLKEEIKPGDFVILDQFIDRTTKREQTFYEGRVCHIPMAEPFCPKLRELIYKTAQQLGIRSHKWGTIITIEGPRFSTKAESYIFRQWGADVVNMTTVPEVVLAREAGICYAAIAMATDYDCWREASEAVTIEMILETMKENAQNMKKLLVEVISKIDYIECGCRETIKTAVL
- a CDS encoding NUDIX hydrolase — encoded protein: MGGLPVIYLEFSDLPEDFEPSFEAVGGFLENEGEILLLLRRADKSQGNTWGIPTGKIEAGETPPQAMARELQEETGYDVCPLACHLFQKIYVRYEGRYDFIYYIFHIPTETRQCVKTSPSEHQGARWMSPSKALEMHRNYREPDLVEDLDCCIELFYGEWVEISVL